Proteins encoded together in one Heliangelus exortis chromosome 13, bHelExo1.hap1, whole genome shotgun sequence window:
- the LOC139801882 gene encoding C-C motif chemokine 5-like gives MQPARTFLLLTLLLTSSLHPAPARTTPTECCYGYVEKPIQHPQDFYLTPPDCSLAAIVIVAATGAELCADPKRPWVKRAMKKLRRKK, from the exons ATGCAGCCTGCAAGGACATTCCTGCTGCtcaccctgctcctcacctcctccctgcaccCTGCCCCAG CCCGCACCACCCCCACGGAATGCTGCTATGGCTACGTGGAGAAACCCATCCAGCACCCCCAGGACTTCTACCTGACCCCCCCTGACTGCTCCCTGGCTGCCATCGT GATTGTGGCTGCCActggtgctgagctctgtgctgaCCCCAAGAGACCCTGGGTGAAAAGAGCCATGAAaaagctgagaaggaaaaaatga